Proteins from a single region of Bacteroidota bacterium:
- a CDS encoding tetratricopeptide repeat protein — protein sequence MKKVFYIIFFIVITLNGFNQTIAEKYFATGFGKHQNKDYNGAIQDYTIAINNDKTNPVIYFNRGLSEYLANYYFKAERDFYQAIRLNPNYIKAYLYRGFLNLDLNKYEKAIYDFEQVLKKEPKNSEAWFNQGYAYFCLEKNETAIQCYEQALIHDSDNPEIFFRRAVAYYKLHYYKDALDDFDKAIYLDSRFVDAYYNRAICNYKLQNRDAACKDWKTAEKLGNRRAFDMRLKYCVDEDKKNPKVN from the coding sequence ATGAAAAAAGTATTTTATATAATATTCTTTATAGTTATAACTCTTAACGGGTTTAACCAAACCATTGCTGAGAAATATTTTGCAACTGGTTTTGGAAAACACCAAAACAAAGATTATAACGGTGCCATTCAGGATTATACTATTGCTATAAATAATGACAAAACAAATCCTGTAATTTACTTTAACAGAGGTTTGTCAGAATATCTTGCAAATTATTATTTTAAAGCAGAAAGGGATTTTTATCAGGCTATTCGTCTTAATCCAAATTATATAAAAGCATATTTGTATAGAGGATTTTTAAATCTTGACCTTAATAAATATGAAAAAGCTATTTATGATTTTGAACAAGTACTAAAAAAAGAACCAAAAAATTCTGAAGCATGGTTCAATCAAGGATATGCATATTTTTGTTTGGAAAAAAATGAAACAGCTATACAGTGTTATGAACAAGCGTTGATTCATGATAGCGATAATCCTGAAATATTTTTCAGACGTGCAGTAGCATATTACAAACTCCATTATTACAAAGATGCTTTAGACGATTTTGATAAAGCAATTTATTTAGATTCCAGATTTGTTGATGCCTATTACAATCGAGCAATCTGTAATTATAAATTACAAAACAGAGACGCTGCTTGTAAGGACTGGAAGACTGCTGAAAAACTTGGTAACAGAAGAGCTTTTGATATGAGATTAAAGTATTGTGTGGATGAAGATAAGAAAAATCCTAAAGTGAATTAA